CGGTGTCGTGCCGCTGGTGTCCGGACTGCTGCGGGAGCTGCGCTCCCGCCCCGCGGGCCGGGACCCCGAAGGGTTCGCGGGCCCGGGTGAGCGGGCCGCGTCCCCGACGCTGGTCGGGCAGGTACGGGCGTTGCGCGCCGAGGAGACGGCGGGGCGCAGCGCGCCCTGGGCGACCGATCTGCTGCGGACCCTGCACGGGGGTCTGGACAACCGGGTGGAGGACCGCACCGCGCTGCTGACGGACCAGTTGCGCAGCCCCGATCCGTGGCAGCGCATCGACGCCGTGCGGATGAGCAGTGTGCTGATGCGGTCCTGGCGGGGCGTGTACGACGAACCGGTGCGCCTGATGGGGGAGCTGCTCGGCGACCCGGAGCCCCGGCTGGCGGAGGCCGCGGCGCACGCGCTGGAGGAGCTCCACTCGCTGGCCGTACCGGCCGCCGACGCGCTCGCCGCACGGGTGGCAGCCGCCCCGGACGCCTGGGTGCGGCGGTGGGCGAGCGGGCCGCCCGCACTGGGCCCGGCGGTGAACGCGCTGGCCAGGGCGGGGGACGCCCGGGTGCTTCCGGCGCTGGCGGCGGCCCTGGAGCAGTCCGAGGTGCCGCACGACGTGGGGTACGCCATCGGGTACCTGGGGGAGGCCGCGGCACCGCTCGCCGGGATACTGCGGCGGCGGCTGGGCGAGGTCGGGCTGGACGAAGGGGCGTACGACCGGGCGTCCCCCCTGCTCGCCGGGCTGACGGCGCTGCGGGCCGGGGAGGCGGCCGGGGAGGTGCTGCGGGTGCTGCGGGGGGCGCCGGAGTACCGGGGCGAGTGGCTGCGTACGGCCGCGCTGCGGGCACTGGACGCGTTCGGCCCGGCGGCGGCCCGCGCGGCGGACGAGCTGCGGGCGCTGGTACGGCGGGGCGGGACGACGGCGACGGAGGCCGCCGAGGCCCTCTGGTCGGTCGAGGGTGACGCCGCCGCGGTGCTCCCGGTGCTGCTGGAGGGCCTGCGGTCCCGGCGGGTGCACGACTGCCGTGCGGCGGCGGGCGTGCTGGGCCGGCTCGGCCCGGCGGCGGCGGTGGCGGCGCCGGGGTTGCGCGCGCTGCTGGCCCACGGCGAACTGTGGCTGCGGGTCGACGCGGCCATCGCCCTGAGCGGGGTGACCGGCCGGGACGACGAGAGCGTGCCGGTGCTCCTCGACGCCTGGGAGCACGACCGTCACACCCGTGTCCGGATCGCGGGACACCTGGCGCGGACGGGCCCGGCCGGTGCAGGCTCGGAGGTGGCGCGGGTGCTGCGTGCCGAGCTCCGCTCCGTCCGCCGCCACAACGCGCTGGACGGTGGATGCGGCAGCCATGACATCCACGAGGACGAGAAACTGCTGGCGCTCTGCCGGCGGGCTCTGGGAACCGACACAGGACAAGGGACCACATCATGATCATCTTCGGTACGAAGGGCTATCTCCACCAGCTCGCGGTCCTCACCATGGTCTGCGGCTGGTGCGGCAACCCCGCCGCGCACACCCTGCGCAAGCGGGTCACGAAGTTCACGCTGTTCTTCGTGCCGCTCTTCCCGTTCTCCACGAAGTACGCGACGCAGTGCACCTTCTGCGGCGGGGAGCGGCAGATCCCCGCCGAGGAGGCGGACCGGCTGCTGGCCCAGGCCCGGTCGGGCCAGGACGGCGACCCGTACGGCACCGCTCCGCAGCAGCCCGGGTACACGCCGGACGGCCGGAACCCGTACCAGGGCTAGAGCCAGGGCATAAGGACCACGAAACCGACATAAGAGAAATAACACCCGCCTCTTGCTACGTTGCGGGGCATGACCGCAACGACGGCGGACGCACGGCCGCCCGAGCTACGCCTGCCCAAGCGGCGGGGGGTCGAGCTGTCGCTCCTGACCGGGGCGGTGATCATCTCCGTCTACGGCTACACGGCCGTCGGCCTCGCCCGCAGCGGCGCCGTCCCGCCCGACGTCCTCGGGTACGGCGCCGGGCTCGGCCTCCTCTCCCTGCTCGCCCATCTCGCCGTCAGGTTCCGCGCCCCGTACGCCGATCCGCTGCTGCTTCCCATCGCGGTGCTGCTCAACGGCCTGGGCCTGGTCCTGATCTACCGGCTCGACCTGGAGACGCCGAAGGACCAGGCGGCGACGACCCAGCTGGTCTGGTCGACGCTGGGGGTGGCGTTCTTCATCGCGGTCGTCGTCCTGCTCCGCGACCACCGGGTGCTCCAGCGGTACGCGTACCTCTCGGTCGCGACGGCGCTGGTGCTGATGATCGTGCCGATCTTCTTCCCCGCGGTGAACGGGGCCAAGATCTGGATCCGGGCCGGTGGACTTTCCTTCCAGCCCGGCGAGTTCGCCAAGATCCTGCTCGCCGTGTTCTTCGCCGCCTACCTGGCGGCGAACCGCAACGCGCTGGCGTACACCGGCCGCAGGATCTGGAAGCTCCAGCTGCCCACCGGCCGGGTGCTGGGCCCGATCGTGGCCATCTGGCTGATCAGCGTGGGGGTCCTGGTCCTGGAACGGGACCTGGGCACCTCCCTCCTCTTCTTCGGCCTCTTCGTCATCATGCTGTACGTGGCCACCGGGCGGACGGGCTGGATCGCGGTCGGCCTGCTGCTCGCCGCGGCGGGCGCCTTCGTCGTCGGTTCCTTCGAACCCCATGTGCACAGCCGGGTGGAGGACTGGCTGAACCCCTTCGCCACCATCGAGGCCGGCCAGGGCCCCAGCCAGCTCGCGCAGTCGCTGTTCGCCTTCGCGGCGGGCGGCATGCTCGGTACCGGCCTGGGGCTCGGCCACTCGGTCCTCATCGGTTTCGCCGCCAAGTCCGACTTCATCCTGGCGACCGCGGGCGAGGAGCTGGGACTGGCCGGGCTCACCGCGGTCTTCCTCCTCTACGCGCTGCTGGTGGCCCGCGGCTACCGTGCCGGGCTCGCACTGCGCGACCCCTTCGGCCGGCTGCTGGCGGTCGGGCTGGCCTCGATCCTGGCGCTCCAGGTCTTCGTGATCGCCGGCGGGGTGACGGGCCTGATCCCGCTGACCGGGATGGCCATGCCGTTCCTGGCGCAGGGCGGTTCGTCCGTCGTCACCAACTGGATCATCGTGGCGCTGCTGATCCGGGTCAGCGACGTGGCCCGCACCCCGCGGCCCGGCCAGGCGGAGGGGGACGTGATCGCCCCCGTCGTCGAGGAGGACGCGCCGGACCCCGGCCGGCTCGGCGGGGCCGGCCGGTGATCCGCTGCATCCGGCGGGCCGCCGCCTTCTGCCTGCTGCTCCTGGTGGCGCTGCTGGTCAACGCGGCGCGGATCCAGCTCTTCGAGGCATCCTCGCTCGACGACAACCCCGCCAACCGCCGCAACACCATCGCCCGTTACGACCAGGCGCGCGGCGACATCCTGGTCGGCGACGAGCCGGTCACCGGCTCGGAGGACACCGGTGAACAGCTCGCCCACGAGCGGACCTACCGGCACGGCCCGCTGTACGCCCCGGTGACGGGCTACGCCTCCCAGACGTACGGCACCTCCCTGCTGGAGAACGCCGAGGACGACGTCCTGAACGGCACGGCGTCCGTCCTGGCCCCCCTCCCGCTGTGGGGCGACATCACCCGTTCACGGCAGCCGGGCGGCAACGTCGTCACCACGGTGAAGGCGTCCGTCCAGCGGGCCGCGTACGAGGGCCTGGCGGGCCGGCGCGGTGCGGCCGTGGCACTCGATCCGGCGACCGGCGCCATCCTGGCGCTGGTCTCCTCCCCCTCGTACGACCCGCAGCGGCTCTCCGGTACGGGCCCCTCGGTCACCGGTGCGTGGGCGGAGCTGAACGCGGCCGCGAGCAGGCCGATGCTCAACCGGGCCATCCGGCAGACCTACCCGCCGGGCTCCGCCTTCAAGATCGTGACGGCCGCGGCGGCCCTGGACGCCGGGGTGGTGACCGACCCGGACGCCGCCACCGACACCCCCTCGCCCTATGTGCTGCCCGGCACCACGACGACGCTGCCCGACGAGGCCCGGGGCTGCGAGGAGGCGTCACTGGCCGAGGCCATCCGGGTCTCCTGCAACACGGTGATGGCGCATCTCGGGGTCCAGGTGGGCCTGGACGGGATGCTGGAGGCCGCCGGCAGGTTCGGCTTCAACGACGACGGTCTGAGGATCCCCTCGGGGGTGTCCCGTTCCAACTTCGACTCGGACATGAGCGACGACCAGCTCGCCCAGTCCTCGATCGGCCAGTTCGACACGACGGCCACCCCGCTCCAGATGGCGATGGTGGCCTCCGCCGTGGCGAACGGCGGCGAGCTGCGCCGCCCGCACCTGGTGGACCGGATCACCGACCACGACGGGAGGACCGTCCGCCGGGAGGGCTCGGACGAGTACCGGGAGGCGATGGAGCCCTCGACCGCCCGGCAGCTCCAGCGGATGATGGTGGACGTGGTCGAGAACGGCACCGGGACCCGGGCGGCGATCGACGGGGTGCGGGTCGGCGGCAAGACCGGCACCGCCCAGCACGGGGTGGACAACACCGGTACGCCGTACGCGTGGTTCATCTCCTGGGCCCAGGACCCGGGCTCCGGTGATCCGGCGGTGGCGGTGGCCGTGGTCGTCGAGGACGCGGCGGCGAAGCGGGCCGACGTCAGCGGCGGCGGCAACGCGGCCCCGATCGCCCGCGCGGTGATGGAGGCCGCCCTCGGCGGGGCGGAGTGAGCCCGGCGCCTCTTCGACCTGGGCTCCGGGAGAAGGAGACGGTATGGAGCACGGGGCGGGGCACGGGGTGGCGAAGGCGCTGGCCCGGATCGGTGAACGGGACCCGGAGGTCCGGGCGTTCACCGAGGTGTGGCACGGGAGGGCGCTGGCCGAAGAGCCCGGGGCCCGGGAACTCCCTCTGGGCGGACTGCCGTTCGCGGTGAAGGGCCCGTCGGGCATCCGGTCGTACGCGGCCCGGCGGCTGATCGCCGCGGGCGGGGTCGCCGTCGGCGCGACCTCCGTCCCCGGACCGGGCACCTACTGGCAGACCTGGGGCCTGGGCCCCGGCGGCCCCACGCTCAACCCCTGGCGGGCCGACCGCGTCCCGGGCGGCTCCTCGGCGGGGTCGGCGGCCGCGGTCGCGGCCGGCATGGTCGGTCTGGCGACGGGCAGCGACGGCGCGGGATCGGTGCGGATACCGGCGGCCTGGTGCGGGGTGTTCGGACTGAAGACGACCAACGGCCTGCTCCCCTCCCCCGACCCCACGGGCCTGGCGGCACCCGGGGTGCTCGCGTCCTCGGCGAAGCGGGCGGAGGCGTATCTGCGCCATGTGCTGGACGGCTACGCCCCCCGGCCGGCCCGGCTGCCGCTGCCGGCCGTCCACAGCGAAACCCTGGGCTTCGCCGCGGTGGACCCGGAGGTGGCCGAGGTGGTCCGGGGCGCGGTCGCCCGTCTGGAGGCGGCGGGGGTCGTCCGGCTGTCCGGTGACGCCGTCACCCTGGACGATCCGGGGCCGGCGTGGACGGCGGTACGCGGCGGCGCCCCCACCGGGGCCACACGCCGGCTGCGGGAGGGGAACGACCGGCGGCTGTCGGAGGTGTTCGCCCGCGTGTCCCTGCTGCTCACCCCGGTCACACCGAACCCGCCGCACGGCCACGACGGTCCGGGTGAGGTCTTCTCCACCGCACTGACCTGGGCGTTCAACCTCAGCGGTCATCCGGCGGCGAGCGTGCCGGCCGGGTTCACCCCGGACGGCTGCCCGGTCGGCCTCCACCTGGTGGCCGACCGGGGCGCGGACGCGGAACTGCTGGGCGCGGCACGGGCGGTGGAGCGGGTCCTGCCGCCGACGCGGCCGCCCCGGTTCAGCTGAGCGGCTTGCGTATCTCGGTGCGGACCTTCGCGGTCTCCTCCGCCGCCTTCTCCAGGTCGATGGACCGCGCGTCCTTCGTGACCTGGTCGGGGCGGACGAGGGCGATCATCGCGGCGGTGTTGTCGTCACCCCAGGCGCACATCGGCACATTGGCACTCACGCCCATGTTGCTGGACTGCACGACCTGGCACTCCACCGTGATGTCGTAGCCCGCGGGGCGGAACTCCTCGGCGGGGACCATCACCTTGGCACCGTCGGCCGTGGCCGCGCCCTCCATGATCTTGCCGCGCATGAACGAGGGGCTGGAGAGCCGCCCGTACATGCCGGAGAGCACCAGCGCGCCGCCCTCGTCCGAGGTGTACTGGGCGACCGCGGCCCGGCCGTCCCGGATGCTCGGGTCGGGGGTGTTCTCGATCTTCCTGCCCTCGGTGGCGGACATGTCCTGGCTGAGGGTGAACTCCCCGTCCAGCATCGTCTTCTCCACCACCAGCTTGTGGGTGGCCTCGGGGAAGGCGGCGTCCGCGCCCTTGTCGATCAGTTGGTAGACCCCGAAGCCGAGTGCGGTCACCAGGACCAGTCCGCCGGCCACGATGCCGAGCACCAGACCGGTCCGGCTCTTGCGGGGCGGCTGCGGATAACCGGGCACACCGGGCTGCACGCCCGGCTGCATGCCGGGGTGGGCGCCCCACGGCCCGGGGGCGCCCTGGGGCTGCTGCTGCGGGTAGCCGTAGGGCGGCGGCGGGGTTTGCGGCGGATAGGGCCCGGGGGCGGCCGGAGGCTGCTGCCCGTACGGGTTCTGCGGAGGCTGGGGCGGCCCGTAGGGACCCTGGGGCGGCTGCGGCGGCATGCTCATGGCGTTCACGGTACGTCACCGAGGCGAACAGTCATTCGACACGGGGGGATCGGTGCCGGGCACCCGGCACCCGGTCGCGAGGCACGTCCCGCCGGACCGGCCGCCCGGGCCCGTACATCCACGCACATCCCTGTGCATCCCCGCACATCCCCGTACGGAACCGCCCAGTACCGCTCAGTCCAGCGGCTCCCGGCGCAGCAGCCATGCCTCGGGTACTCCTTCGAGCCCGGTGGCCGCCCCGACGACGCCCGCGGTGATGGCGCAGGTGGTGTCCACGTCCCCGAAGCCCTCGGCCGTCGCCCACAGGGCGGCCTCCAGGTCGCCCCGGTGCCGTGCGGCGGTCCACAGCGCGAACGGCACCGTGTCGTCGGCCCGGATGCGCCGCCCGCTGCCCAGCAGGTCGGCCGCCCGCCAGGGTTCGGTGGTGAAGGGCACCCCGGCGGCCCGCCGCAGCCCCTCCCGTACGAGCCCTTCGGGTGTACGCGCGGTGACCGCCTCCAGGGTGAACTCCCCGCGCACCGAGAGCGCCGCGGCGACCGCGACCGCCACGGCCCCGGCGACGCCCTCGGGGTGGGCGTGGGTGACCTCCGCCGACAGCGCCGCCTGCCGGGCGGTGTGTCCGAGGTCGGCGTGGAAGCGGGCCCCGAGCGGGGCGACCCGCATCGCGGCACCGTTGCCGAGGCTGCCGCCCTCGAACAGGCCGGGGGCCAGGGTCCGCCAGTCCCCGGGTGAGCCGAGCAGCTGCGGCAGCAGCAGGTGCATGCCGTGGCCGTACCCCCGCGCCCGGTCCGCGTCGAAGGCCAGGGCGAAGCAGAGGGCCAGCCGGTCCTGGTCGACGTGCCCGCGCTCCTCCAGCACACGGTGCAGGGCCCGGGCGAGCGCGGTGTCGTCGGTCCAGTGCCAGAGCGGCTCGTGCGGGGTGCGGCGCGCCCGCACCTCGGCGAACGCCTGCCGGGGCGGCCGGAAGAGCGGGAACCACCGCTCCCCGAAGGCGTCACCGAGGGCGAGCGCTTCGAGACTGCGGCGGGCGGCGGTCCGGTCCCCCGGGACGGGTGTGGAGTCCATGGGCGCCAGTCTTCCCGTGCGCCTGCGGGAGGTACATCCCTTTTCCGCGTGCCGGCCGCCCCCGGGGCGATTGAGTCGTACAGCCCCGGTACCTGAGTACGCGCACTCACGATCACCGGCCTTGGAGGCGGCAGGCTGGGCCCGACAGCAGACCTTTGAGGGAGCCCGAACATGTCGCACAACAGCCGTCTTCGCCGTCCGTACGCCACCGCGGCCGGTCTCGGCCTGGCCGCTCTGGTCCTCGCCCTGTCCACCACCGCCTGCTCGACGGCGGACGCGATATGCAGCGACGGCGAGTACCCGGTCATCGCCGTGGGCGGTCCCGGCAGCGCCTGCTTCCCGGACGGCGAGGAGCCGTCCGAGGGCTACGTCCGCTACCCGGAGGGCAAGGTGCCCGAGCACGTGGGCGACACGTGGGACACCTACTGGGAGAGCCGCACGGTGGACAAGGACGGCCGGACGGTCGGCCTGCCGGACGGGGAGTGAACACCGGAGCACCGGCCGCGCGGACCACTGCCCCGCCTCCTGCCCTCGCCCCTGCCCCCTGCCCTCGCCCCTGGGACCGTCCGCCGGGCCCCGCCGCGAGCCGTCGGCGGTGGCGGTGGCGGTCCGGTCAGCCGTCCGCCGGGTCCGCCCCGCCGTCGGCTATCGCCCGGGCG
This DNA window, taken from Streptomyces nitrosporeus, encodes the following:
- a CDS encoding ADP-ribosylglycohydrolase family protein, with the translated sequence MDSTPVPGDRTAARRSLEALALGDAFGERWFPLFRPPRQAFAEVRARRTPHEPLWHWTDDTALARALHRVLEERGHVDQDRLALCFALAFDADRARGYGHGMHLLLPQLLGSPGDWRTLAPGLFEGGSLGNGAAMRVAPLGARFHADLGHTARQAALSAEVTHAHPEGVAGAVAVAVAAALSVRGEFTLEAVTARTPEGLVREGLRRAAGVPFTTEPWRAADLLGSGRRIRADDTVPFALWTAARHRGDLEAALWATAEGFGDVDTTCAITAGVVGAATGLEGVPEAWLLRREPLD
- a CDS encoding zinc-ribbon domain-containing protein, whose translation is MIIFGTKGYLHQLAVLTMVCGWCGNPAAHTLRKRVTKFTLFFVPLFPFSTKYATQCTFCGGERQIPAEEADRLLAQARSGQDGDPYGTAPQQPGYTPDGRNPYQG
- a CDS encoding FtsW/RodA/SpoVE family cell cycle protein produces the protein MTATTADARPPELRLPKRRGVELSLLTGAVIISVYGYTAVGLARSGAVPPDVLGYGAGLGLLSLLAHLAVRFRAPYADPLLLPIAVLLNGLGLVLIYRLDLETPKDQAATTQLVWSTLGVAFFIAVVVLLRDHRVLQRYAYLSVATALVLMIVPIFFPAVNGAKIWIRAGGLSFQPGEFAKILLAVFFAAYLAANRNALAYTGRRIWKLQLPTGRVLGPIVAIWLISVGVLVLERDLGTSLLFFGLFVIMLYVATGRTGWIAVGLLLAAAGAFVVGSFEPHVHSRVEDWLNPFATIEAGQGPSQLAQSLFAFAAGGMLGTGLGLGHSVLIGFAAKSDFILATAGEELGLAGLTAVFLLYALLVARGYRAGLALRDPFGRLLAVGLASILALQVFVIAGGVTGLIPLTGMAMPFLAQGGSSVVTNWIIVALLIRVSDVARTPRPGQAEGDVIAPVVEEDAPDPGRLGGAGR
- a CDS encoding SCO0607 family lipoprotein — translated: MSHNSRLRRPYATAAGLGLAALVLALSTTACSTADAICSDGEYPVIAVGGPGSACFPDGEEPSEGYVRYPEGKVPEHVGDTWDTYWESRTVDKDGRTVGLPDGE
- a CDS encoding amidase family protein, translating into MEHGAGHGVAKALARIGERDPEVRAFTEVWHGRALAEEPGARELPLGGLPFAVKGPSGIRSYAARRLIAAGGVAVGATSVPGPGTYWQTWGLGPGGPTLNPWRADRVPGGSSAGSAAAVAAGMVGLATGSDGAGSVRIPAAWCGVFGLKTTNGLLPSPDPTGLAAPGVLASSAKRAEAYLRHVLDGYAPRPARLPLPAVHSETLGFAAVDPEVAEVVRGAVARLEAAGVVRLSGDAVTLDDPGPAWTAVRGGAPTGATRRLREGNDRRLSEVFARVSLLLTPVTPNPPHGHDGPGEVFSTALTWAFNLSGHPAASVPAGFTPDGCPVGLHLVADRGADAELLGAARAVERVLPPTRPPRFS
- a CDS encoding PBS lyase, translated to MFAGIDEVDWASMEHAYGPADDVPVLLRGLASADPAERESALDGMYGAVHHQGDVYACTLACIPFLFELVVDPGVQDRGSIVELLTSIGGIDLAEDDEDEIGEDEIEGAANYAMAAAAVTAGAGVFCELVADEDPGVRLAAPLALAALHSRPARVLTLLRERLPVEPEDEIRLALVEAAGRVALRHRPVAGQAADWLSRLAAEAYAPGLRLAALAQLARCAPDVLPDGVVPLVSGLLRELRSRPAGRDPEGFAGPGERAASPTLVGQVRALRAEETAGRSAPWATDLLRTLHGGLDNRVEDRTALLTDQLRSPDPWQRIDAVRMSSVLMRSWRGVYDEPVRLMGELLGDPEPRLAEAAAHALEELHSLAVPAADALAARVAAAPDAWVRRWASGPPALGPAVNALARAGDARVLPALAAALEQSEVPHDVGYAIGYLGEAAAPLAGILRRRLGEVGLDEGAYDRASPLLAGLTALRAGEAAGEVLRVLRGAPEYRGEWLRTAALRALDAFGPAAARAADELRALVRRGGTTATEAAEALWSVEGDAAAVLPVLLEGLRSRRVHDCRAAAGVLGRLGPAAAVAAPGLRALLAHGELWLRVDAAIALSGVTGRDDESVPVLLDAWEHDRHTRVRIAGHLARTGPAGAGSEVARVLRAELRSVRRHNALDGGCGSHDIHEDEKLLALCRRALGTDTGQGTTS
- a CDS encoding peptidoglycan D,D-transpeptidase FtsI family protein, translating into MIRCIRRAAAFCLLLLVALLVNAARIQLFEASSLDDNPANRRNTIARYDQARGDILVGDEPVTGSEDTGEQLAHERTYRHGPLYAPVTGYASQTYGTSLLENAEDDVLNGTASVLAPLPLWGDITRSRQPGGNVVTTVKASVQRAAYEGLAGRRGAAVALDPATGAILALVSSPSYDPQRLSGTGPSVTGAWAELNAAASRPMLNRAIRQTYPPGSAFKIVTAAAALDAGVVTDPDAATDTPSPYVLPGTTTTLPDEARGCEEASLAEAIRVSCNTVMAHLGVQVGLDGMLEAAGRFGFNDDGLRIPSGVSRSNFDSDMSDDQLAQSSIGQFDTTATPLQMAMVASAVANGGELRRPHLVDRITDHDGRTVRREGSDEYREAMEPSTARQLQRMMVDVVENGTGTRAAIDGVRVGGKTGTAQHGVDNTGTPYAWFISWAQDPGSGDPAVAVAVVVEDAAAKRADVSGGGNAAPIARAVMEAALGGAE